CGCCCCCGATGTCGCCGTGACGTTCGAGCTCAACGCGCTCGTCACGAAGGTGCCCGTCGGCGTCGCCCTCACGCCGCGCGCCGAGAACGGCGACCTCGTCCTGTCGCCGGCGTCGCTGCGGATCGCGGATGCCGAGATCTCCGCCGAGTCGATCGTGCAGCAGTTCGGCGCCCTGGCATCCACCGTCGTGCGCGACTGGGACGTCTGCATCGCGCAGTACCTGCCCGCCGCGGTCACCCTGACGGGCGTGCGGGTGGATCCGGATGCCGTCGTCGCCGATTTCGAGATCGACAGCGCGATCCTGCGCGACACGTCGGCCCAAGAGAACGGCACCTGCAGCTGAGTCTCGCCGCCTGTCATCGGGGCAGGACCGGGTGGCCCGGTGCCCTAGACTTTGACCACCGCATGTCCGGACTGTCCAGGCGTGATCATCCCGCCGGCAGCCCCCGTCTCCACCCGATTGGTGCTCACCGTGTCCGCCTCTGAGAACCGTGCGCCCGTGCCGGAGTGGCTCGTCGCGCCGGACGACGCGAACGCGCTCGTCGCAACGGTCTGGCCGGCATCCGCTCATCGCGACGACCACGGCGCCCTGTCGGTCGGCGGGGTCGGCGTGGCCGAGCTGCGCGAACGCTTCGGCACCCCGCTCTACGTGCTCGACGAGCCGGAGGTGCGCGCTCGCGCCCGCGCCGTCCGCGAGGCGTTCACCGCCGCGACCGGCCGCCACGGCGTGCAGGCCCGCGTCTACTACGCCGGTAAGGCGTTCCTGTCGACCGAGGTCGTGCGCTGGGTCACGAGCGAAGGCCTCGCCGTCGACGTCGCGACCGGCGGGGAGCTCGCCATCGCGCTCGCCGCGGGCGCCGACCCCGCCCGCATCGGACTCCACGGCAACAACAAGTCGGTCGCCGAGCTCGAGCAGGCCGTCTCGGTCGGCGTCGGCTCGATCATCGTCGACAGCCCCATCGAAGTGGAGCGGCTCGGCGCGATCGCCGAACGCCTGCTCCCCTCCGGCGAGGCGCAGAACGTGCTCGTGCGCGTCAACAGCGGCGTCCACGCCGAGACGCACGACTTCCTGGCGACGGCGCACGAAGACCAGAAGTTCGGGTTCGCTCTCTCCGACGCGGCGGCCGTCGTGGCCCGCATCCGCGAGATCCCGTCACTGCGCTTCATCGGACTCCACTGCCACATCGGCTCGCAGATCTTCGGGACGGCAGGCTTCGCGGAGTCGGCCGCCCGCCTCGTCGAACTGCACGCCGAGCTCCTCGAGGGCGGTGACGTCCCCGTGCTGAACCTCGGTGGCGGCTTCGGTATCGCGTACACGTCCGTCGACGACCCGACCCCGATCGAGGACCTCGCCGACGGCATCGTCGAGGCGGTCGCCCGCGAGTGCGACGTCCGCGGCATCCCCATGCCGAACCTCGCCTTCGAACCGGGCCGCGCCATCGTCGGCCGCGCCGGCGTCACGCTCTACGAAGTCGGCACGGTCAAGCCCGTCCGGGTGTCCGACGACCTCAGCCGCCTGTACGTGAGCGTCGACGGAGGCATGAGCGACAACGCGCGCCCCGCCCTCTACGGCGCGCAGTATTCCGCCCGCATCGCGTCGCGCACGTCGGATGCCGTTCCCGCTCTCGCGCGCGTCGTCGGTCGGCACTGCGAGTCGGGCGACATCGTGGTGGATGCCGAGTACCTCCCGGCCGACGTGACCCCCGGCGATCTGCTGGCCGTGCCGGCGACCGGCGCCTACTGCTATTCGCTCGCGAGCAACTACAACGCCGTGCCCCGCCCGCCGGTGGTCGCCGTCGGAGAGGGCCGTGCCCGCCTCATCGTGCGAGGCGAGACGATCTCCGACATCCTGGCGCGCGACGTGGGCGCCGATCCGACCACGACCGAGGGAACCGATGACTGAGAACCGTCGCCTCCGGGTGGCACTGCTGGGGGCCGGCTCCGTCGGCTCGCAGGTCGCCGCCCTCCTGCTGCAGCACTCCGCGGAACTGGCCGACCGGGCCGGTGCGGAACTCGAGCTCGTCGGCATCGCCGTGCGCGACCTCGACGCCCCGCGCGACACCGACCTGCCGCGAGAGCTGTTCACGACCGACGCGGAGCCTCTCATCGTCGGCAGCGACATCGTCATCGAGCTCATGGGCGGCATCGAGCCCGCCCGCACGGCGCTCCTGCAGGCGCTCAACGCCGGCGCGGACGTCGTCACCGGCAACAAGGCGCTCCTCGCCACGCACGGACCGGAGCTGTTCGAGGCGGCCGACCAGGTGGGCGCGTCCGTCCACTACGAGGCGGCCGTCGCCGGCGCGATCCCGATCATCCGGCCGCTCCGCGACTCGCTCGCGGGCGACCGCGTGCGTCGCATCCTCGCGATCGTCAACGGCACGACCAACTACATCCTCGACCGCATGGACAGCGAGGGCGCCGAGTACGCCGACGTGCTCGCCGACGCCCAGCGGCTGGGCTACGCCGAGGCCGACCCCACGGCCGACGTCGAGGGCTTCGACGCCGCGCAGAAGGCCGCGATCCTCGCCTCGCTCGCGTTCCACACGACCGTTCCGCTCGAGGCGGTGCACCGCGAGGGCATCTCCAGCATCGACGCGCAGATGATGGATGCCGCGCGCACCGCGGGCTACGTCATCAAGCTCCTCGCCGTGTGCGAGCGGCTGGAAGACGGCGACGGCGAGGCGATCTCGGTGCGGGTGCACCCCGCCCTCGTCCGCCGCGACCACCCGCTGGCGAGCGTCCGCGGCGCCAACAACGCCGTGTTCGTCCAGGCCGAGGCCGCCGGCGACCTGATGTTCTACGGGGCCGGTGCCGGCGGCATCCAGACCGCGTCCGCCGTGCTCGGCGACCTCGTCTCCGCGGCGCGCCGCCACATCGCCGGCGGGGTCGGCGTGGGGGAGTCCACGCGCGCGAACCTGCCGATCGCACCCGTCGGCCGCGCCGTCACGCGCTACCAGATCACCCTCGAGGTCGACGATCGTCCGGGCGTGCTCGCGACGATCGCGGGCATCCTCGCCGACGGACGCGTCTCGATCGCGACCGTAGAGCAGTCGATCATCGCGGAGGAGCTCGACGGCGAGCCCACCGCGGAGCAGACCACGGGAGCGGAGGGCCGGGCGCGCCTGGTCATCGGCACCCACAAGGCACAGGAGCAGGACCTCGCCGAGACGGTCGACCGTCTCGGCGCGAGCGACGTCGTCGAGCGCGTCGTCTCGGTCCTGCGCGTGGAAGGGAACTGACATGGCACACGTCTGGCGCGGAGTCCTCCGCGAATTCGCCGATCGGCTGGACGTCACCGACGCCTCGACGGTCGTCACCCTCGGCGAGGGCGGCACGCCGCTGATCCCGGCGCC
This genomic window from Candidatus Microbacterium phytovorans contains:
- the lysA gene encoding diaminopimelate decarboxylase yields the protein MSASENRAPVPEWLVAPDDANALVATVWPASAHRDDHGALSVGGVGVAELRERFGTPLYVLDEPEVRARARAVREAFTAATGRHGVQARVYYAGKAFLSTEVVRWVTSEGLAVDVATGGELAIALAAGADPARIGLHGNNKSVAELEQAVSVGVGSIIVDSPIEVERLGAIAERLLPSGEAQNVLVRVNSGVHAETHDFLATAHEDQKFGFALSDAAAVVARIREIPSLRFIGLHCHIGSQIFGTAGFAESAARLVELHAELLEGGDVPVLNLGGGFGIAYTSVDDPTPIEDLADGIVEAVARECDVRGIPMPNLAFEPGRAIVGRAGVTLYEVGTVKPVRVSDDLSRLYVSVDGGMSDNARPALYGAQYSARIASRTSDAVPALARVVGRHCESGDIVVDAEYLPADVTPGDLLAVPATGAYCYSLASNYNAVPRPPVVAVGEGRARLIVRGETISDILARDVGADPTTTEGTDD
- a CDS encoding homoserine dehydrogenase, coding for MTENRRLRVALLGAGSVGSQVAALLLQHSAELADRAGAELELVGIAVRDLDAPRDTDLPRELFTTDAEPLIVGSDIVIELMGGIEPARTALLQALNAGADVVTGNKALLATHGPELFEAADQVGASVHYEAAVAGAIPIIRPLRDSLAGDRVRRILAIVNGTTNYILDRMDSEGAEYADVLADAQRLGYAEADPTADVEGFDAAQKAAILASLAFHTTVPLEAVHREGISSIDAQMMDAARTAGYVIKLLAVCERLEDGDGEAISVRVHPALVRRDHPLASVRGANNAVFVQAEAAGDLMFYGAGAGGIQTASAVLGDLVSAARRHIAGGVGVGESTRANLPIAPVGRAVTRYQITLEVDDRPGVLATIAGILADGRVSIATVEQSIIAEELDGEPTAEQTTGAEGRARLVIGTHKAQEQDLAETVDRLGASDVVERVVSVLRVEGN